A region from the Arthrobacter gengyunqii genome encodes:
- a CDS encoding ubiquitin-like protein Pup → MASQDRRNTGARSEEEELEETPPPEAAPDAGASAQTEGVDDLLDEIDGVLENNAEEFVRGFIQKGGQ, encoded by the coding sequence ATGGCAAGCCAGGACCGCAGGAACACCGGGGCACGCAGCGAAGAAGAGGAACTGGAAGAGACACCTCCTCCGGAAGCCGCCCCCGACGCGGGAGCGTCAGCGCAGACTGAAGGCGTCGATGACCTCCTGGACGAGATTGACGGCGTGCTGGAAAACAACGCCGAGGAATTTGTCCGGGGCTTCATCCAAAAGGGCGGACAGTAG
- the dop gene encoding depupylase/deamidase Dop → MSVRRVMGTETEYGVLAPGLPAANATVLSSQIVNAYAASRRSGMGNFGGTRWDYTDEAPLNDARGYTVPRTAADPTQLTDVPPVLDAEQIAMEGGGPAALYGEQTTDNPVLMNMVLNNGARLYVDHAHPEYSSPEVTTPRDAVLWDKAGDAVVLAAVRYIAAAPGFSPVNLYKNNTDSKGASYGSHENYLVPRSVPFTDLVRGLVPFFASRQVIVGSGRVGIGTNNQRQGYQLSQRADFFEAEVGLETTIRRPIVNTRDEPHAVAEKYRRLHVIIGDANLSEVSMLLKVGTTSIVLSMIEEGTAPEVELRDPVGALQAISHDPGLQQLVELKDGRRVTGLDLQEIYLEAAARHCRSRGADADTEDILGRWTALVGTLKRDPMEAAASVDWVAKLKLLQAYRNRDSLAWSDARLHLVDLQYSDMRPEKGLYYRLAARGQMERLLGDEEIARAVNEPPDDTRAYFRGKCVSRFPRQVVGASWDSIIFELPSHRRLQRIPTREPLKGTRALTEELFEASADAEDFVTRLLSGPEHSVAP, encoded by the coding sequence ATGAGCGTGCGCCGTGTCATGGGCACGGAAACCGAGTACGGTGTGCTGGCGCCCGGGCTTCCCGCCGCCAACGCCACCGTCCTCTCCAGCCAGATCGTCAACGCGTACGCGGCGTCGCGGCGGAGCGGGATGGGAAATTTCGGCGGCACCCGCTGGGACTATACGGACGAAGCTCCGCTGAACGATGCCCGGGGGTACACAGTGCCCCGCACTGCCGCGGATCCCACCCAGCTGACGGACGTTCCGCCGGTCCTGGATGCAGAACAGATTGCCATGGAGGGGGGAGGTCCTGCCGCCCTCTACGGTGAGCAGACCACGGACAATCCGGTGTTGATGAACATGGTCCTGAACAACGGCGCACGTCTCTACGTCGACCACGCGCATCCGGAATACTCCTCGCCGGAAGTCACCACTCCGCGCGACGCAGTGCTGTGGGACAAAGCCGGGGACGCCGTGGTACTGGCAGCGGTGCGGTACATCGCCGCCGCCCCCGGCTTTTCTCCGGTGAACCTGTACAAGAACAACACCGACAGCAAGGGCGCCTCCTACGGCTCCCATGAGAACTATCTGGTGCCGCGCAGCGTTCCGTTCACGGACCTGGTGCGGGGACTGGTGCCGTTCTTTGCCAGCCGACAGGTCATTGTCGGGTCCGGCCGGGTGGGAATTGGAACCAACAATCAGCGGCAGGGATATCAGCTCAGCCAGCGGGCCGATTTCTTCGAGGCGGAGGTGGGCCTGGAAACCACCATCCGCAGGCCCATCGTGAACACCCGCGATGAACCCCATGCCGTGGCGGAGAAATACCGGCGCCTGCACGTCATCATCGGAGATGCCAACCTCAGCGAGGTGTCCATGCTGTTGAAGGTGGGGACCACATCCATCGTGCTGTCCATGATCGAGGAGGGCACGGCGCCGGAGGTGGAACTGCGGGACCCGGTGGGGGCGCTCCAGGCGATCAGCCACGATCCCGGCCTGCAACAGCTGGTGGAACTCAAGGACGGTCGCAGAGTCACCGGGCTGGACCTGCAGGAGATTTACCTGGAGGCAGCCGCGAGGCACTGCCGGAGCCGTGGGGCAGACGCCGACACGGAGGACATCCTTGGCCGCTGGACCGCCCTCGTGGGAACGCTGAAGCGGGATCCGATGGAAGCCGCAGCCTCCGTGGACTGGGTGGCCAAGCTGAAACTGCTCCAGGCCTACCGCAACCGTGATTCCCTCGCCTGGTCCGACGCACGGCTGCACCTGGTGGACCTCCAGTACTCGGACATGCGCCCCGAGAAGGGGCTTTACTACCGGCTCGCGGCGCGCGGCCAGATGGAACGCCTCCTCGGCGATGAGGAGATTGCCAGGGCAGTCAACGAACCGCCCGATGACACGCGGGCCTATTTCCGCGGCAAATGCGTCAGCCGCTTTCCGCGGCAGGTGGTGGGCGCCAGCTGGGATTCGATCATCTTTGAGCTGCCCTCGCACCGACGGCTCCAGCGCATTCCCACCCGTGAACCGCTCAAGGGAACCCGGGCGCTGACCGAGGAACTGTTCGAAGCTTCTGCCGATGCGGAGGACTTTGTCACTCGACTCCTGTCCGGGCCCGAACATAGCGTGGCACCATAG